From Penicillium digitatum chromosome 5, complete sequence, one genomic window encodes:
- a CDS encoding Fatty acid hydroxylase superfamily protein yields the protein MRLSILFIALLTSVSSAATTEDPGPSPTASIGCEPHGDHWHCDGPASAVVTSVISTTSEVEVSTTSADASPAVPSPTESIGCEPHGDHWHCDGPASTDVSGASTTSEVEVSSTADASPTAPSPTESIGCEPHGDHWHCDGPAETASASVSASTSASTSASASASTSSGDDTSGAGSTGVQISLLVGLSLVAAGLNI from the exons ATGAGGCTATCCATACTTTTCATTGCACTCTTGACTTCGGTCTCATCCGCGGCCACAACTGAGGACCCAGGTCCATCTCCTACCGCTTCAATCGGCTGCGAGCCACACGGAGACCATTG GCACTGTGACGGCCCGGCCTCAGCAGTGGTCACCTCAGTTATATCAACAACAAGCGAGGTTGAAGTGAGCACCACCTCTGCAGATGCTTCTCCCGCAGTTCCCAGTCCTACCGAGTCTATTGGTTGTGAGCCGCACGGCGACCACTGGCACTGTGATGGTCCAGCATCAACAGATGTCTCAGGTGCATCCACGACAAGTGAGGTCGAAGTGAGCTCCACTGCGGATGCTTCTCCTACAGCGCCCAGTCCTACCGAGTCCATTGGCTGCGAGCCGCATGGTGACCACTGGCACTGCGATGGACCAGCCGAGACGGCTAGCGCCTCCGTCAGTGCTTCTACGAGTGCTTCAACAAGTGCCTCCGCGAGTGCCTCTACAAGTTCTGGAGATGACACAAGTGGCGCCGGATCAACTGGAGTGCAAATTTCACTGCTTGTTGGATTGTCACTTGTCGCTGCTGGTCTGAATATTTGA
- a CDS encoding Vacuolar protein sorting 29, putative: protein MTARLVLVIGDLFIPDRAPDLPAKFRKLLTPGKIGQTLCLGNLTDRETYDFLREVAPDLQMVKGDYDVDSPNLPLSKIVNHGSLRIGFTHGHTIVPPADADALLIAARQMDVDVLLWGGTHRFEAFEMEGRFFINPGSATGAMSSGFWPDGEEPIPSFCLMDIQGDVLVLYVYQLKTDANGVENVAVEKVSFRKNHPPAS from the exons ATGACCGCCCGTTTGGTCTTGGTCATTGGTGACCTGTTCATCCCTGACCGAGCTCCT GATCTTCCGGCCAAG TTCCGCAAACTCCTGACCCCCGGCAAGATCGGCCAGACCCTTTGTCTGGGTAACCTGACTGACCGCGAGACCTATGATTTCCTCCGCGAGGTAGCGCCGGACCTGCAGATGGTCAAGGGGGACTACGATGTCGACTCTCCCAATCTCCCTCTCTCCAAGATCGTGAACCATGGCAGCCTACGAATTGGGTTTACCCATGGCCACACCATCGTGCCACCTGCCGACGCTGACGCACTGCTTATCGCGGCTCGACAGATGGATGTCGATGTCCTGCTGTGGGGTGGTACCCACCGCTTCGAGGCATTTGAGATGGAGGGTCGGTTCTTTATCAACCCGGGAAGCGCTACGGGTGCTATGAGTTCGGGCTTCTGGCCAGATGGCGAGGAGCCTATACCGAGTTTCTGCCTGATGGAC ATCCAAGGTGATGTGCTTGTGCTGTATGTTTATCAGCTGAAGACCGACGCCAATGGAGTGGAAAATGTGGCTGTTGAGAAAGTCTCCTTCCGTAAAAACCACCCCCCGGCTTCGTGA
- a CDS encoding Nucleotide-binding, alpha-beta plait — protein sequence MAAEGQAIPEEIKGEQIPHQEDGADDEEEIEAMKRRVAEMESEAAKLREMQADLDQQSESLQENKEDIDARSIFVGNVDYGASPEEIQAHFQSCGSINRVTILLDKFSGQPKGYAYVEFAEPSLVAQALVLNESVFRGRNLKVVPKRTNLPGMHRGRGRGGFRGRGRGFPRGGGYRGGAPYRGRGRGFTPY from the exons ATGGCTGCTGAAGGTCAGGCTATTCCAGAGGAGATCAAGGGGGAGCAGATTCCACACCAGGAAGATGGTGCAGATGATGAG GAAGAGATTGAGGCCATGAAGCGACGAGTGGCCGAGATGGAATCCGAGGCTGCGAAGCTGCGCGAGATGCAAGCCGACCTCGACCAACAGAGCGAGAGTCTTCAAGAGAACAAGGAAGATATTGATGCGCGTAGTATCTTCGTCGGCAATGTCGACTACGGTGCTTCGCCGGAGGAGATCCAGGCTCATTTCCAGAGCTGTGGTTCTATCAACCGAGTTACCATCTTGCTGGACAAGTTCTCTGGCCAGCCCAAAGG ATATGCCTACGTTGAATTTGCGGAACCCAGCCTGGTCGCTCAGGCTctggtgttgaacgagaGTGTCTTCCGCGGGCGCAACTTGAAG GTTGTTCCCAAGCGTACCAACCTGCCTGGCATGCACCGTGGTCGTGGCCGGGGTGGCTTCCGCGGTCGTGGTCGTGGCTTCCCTCGTGGTGGAGGATATCGTGGTGGTGCCCCCTACCGGGGCCGGGGACGTGGTTTTACACCCTACTAA
- a CDS encoding Tetracycline resistance protein, TetA/multidrug resistance protein MdtG: MVAITGRDRQPDTAHVEIDPVDENTALLGSSKIRYADVSAQDALDSSSGSDDIDEENKPLPKFQILLLCYARAVEPLAFFSIFPYVSQMVQDNGGVADSDIGFYSGLIESMFSLTQAVVMIFWGRAADRLGRKPVLVSSLFGVAVATGLFGLAKTIPQMILFRCIAGIFSGTIVTIRTMVAEHSTSNTQARAFSWFAFSGNLGLFLGPLLGGALADPGKQYPGVFGTVGFFEKFPYALSSLVVAFIGATAAVSSACFVEETLEKEPAVVDNDGEEAASNAPTQSGDLSTWQLLKSPGVGMVLYTYGHLMVLAFAYTAIIPVFWFTHVSLGGYDFTPRQISLMMGLNGAAQATWLLLVFPPLQRRIGSNGVIRLCASVYPFFFLSCPLGNVLLRMGTDKSVKAFWIILPITLVMGCGVSMSFTAIQLILNDVAPSPRVLGTLNALAMTGIGALRAFTPALFTSLFALGARTQLAGGHAIWILMFILASGLSVTTKYLPEPKPPVKRQNSQAR; the protein is encoded by the coding sequence ATGGTCGCAATCACAGGGAGGGACAGACAGCCTGATACTGCACATGTGGAAATCGACCCTGTAGATGAGAATACAGCTCTCCTAGGGTCCAGCAAGATCAGGTATGCCGATGTGTCCGCACAAGACGCTCTGGACAGTTCGTCAGGGTCGGATGACATCGACGAGGAGAATAAACCCTTACCCAAGTTCCAAATCCTGCTGCTCTGCTATGCACGCGCCGTCGAACccttggccttcttctccattttCCCCTATGTCAGCCAGATGGTACAGGACAATGGGGGCGTGGCAGACTCGGACATCGGCTTCTACAGCGGACTCATCGAGTCAATGTTCTCGCTAACGCAGGCCGTTGTCATGATATTCTGGGGCCGAGCAGCCGACCGCCTCGGCCGCAAGCCCGTCCTGGTTTCCTCCTTGTTCGGCGTGGCCGTGGCGACCGGCCTCTTTGGCCTGGCAAAGACCATACCACAAATGATCTTATTCAGGTGTATTGCTGGCATCTTTTCTGGGACAATCGTCACCATCCGTACTATGGTGGCCGAGCACAGCACATCCAATACCCAGGCCCGGGCGTTCAGCTGGTTTGCTTTCAGCGGGAACTTGGGTCTTTTCCTGGGCCCTTTATTGGGTGGAGCACTTGCTGACCCAGGGAAACAGTACCCTGGTGTTTTCGGCACTGTCGGCTTCTTCGAGAAATTTCCCTACGCGCTCTCGAGTTTGGTGGTCGCGTTTATCGGAGCCACCGCTGCCGTTTCTAGCGCCTGCTTTGTTGAAGAGACGTTGGAGAAGGAGCCGGCGGTGGTGGACAATGATGGAGAGGAGGCGGCATCCAATGCGCCGACCCAGAGTGGTGATCTATCCACGTGGCAGCTTCTCAAGTCGCCAGGGGTTGGTATGGTCCTTTACACGTACGGGCATCTCATGGTTCTCGCCTTCGCTTACACCGCCATCATTCCCGTCTTTTGGTTCACGCACGTGAGCCTCGGAGGGTATGACTTTACCCCTCGGCAAATCTCTTTAATGATGGGTCTGAATGGTGCCGCACAAGCCACATGGCTCCTCCTGGTGTTTCCCCCATTGCAGAGGAGGATAGGATCGAATGGAGTGATACGTCTGTGCGCTTCTGTTTATCCGTTCTTCTTTTTATCCTGCCCTCTTGGCAATGTCCTTTTGCGGATGGGCACAGACAAATCCGTCAAGGCCTTTTGGATTATTCTGCCAATCACGCTGGTGATGGGCTGTGGAGTTAGCATGAGCTTCACGGCTATTCAGCTCATCCTGAACGACGTCGCGCCCTCGCCGAGGGTACTGGGCACGCTGAATGCGCTAGCCATGACTGGCATTGGCGCGCTGAGAGCCTTCACCCCGGCTCTGTTCACCAGCCTTTTTGCCCTTGGAGCGAGGACACAGCTGGCTGGGGGTCATGCCATCTGGATACTCATGTTCATACTTGCCTCGGGTTTATCGGTTACAACAAAATATCTCCCAGAGCCCAAGCCCCCCGTTAAGCGCCAGAACAGCCAAGCGAGGTGA
- a CDS encoding Reverse transcriptase, putative, which yields MLAKAGVSLQALRGLTGSTWGASLSAMRAIYQAVMIPQMLFGAAAWHSPLTSTLRERSYVKQFANIQSRAACLMSGAFKTTAREALDIELHLLPMQQQLDRLVQLAAIRIRTGPAYAVPKTMLVERGHMQKQRGGYTPMEAQTWKKGGCLTTPLGPLASTWESRKAYIQAPWTKPPRVYIEERERAINTHKRTTEQLYAPARLYTDGSGYQGGIGAAVYPAYPYRRNEARLCNMGTDDDATVYAAELRAIEMALEVIKERFNDDNEWRDCLAKSGVVIFTDNQATLRAIQNPRMPSGQVYLEGCLRLLEWCNDKIQVELRWVPAHEGIPGNEAADMYAKEAATTTETNIHDTNANANTNANTNDNTNVNTNVNHNRSIRLAAAASKSVKRESTIAWEKAWTKGGSKRTARRTRRMIEVPSKSNLTYWKGLRKATTSVLIQLRTGIIGLAEYLSKIKRSDSPRCQCDLGNQSVKHVLLECPLLKELRSEMVEELFMEGVSTTLGEQAMLTEVKAAPIVAKFMIASGLLGQFQSVDSVAMGKEQGEEDSKPKPTQDTANVGETGNTSQWPGARSAEVTSHQRTWRTTHAADEDEEAWRHDPNLFVFDLPE from the coding sequence atgcttgctaaggccggcgtcagtttacaagcactaagaggactgactggctccacatggggagcatctctctccgctatgcgtgctatctaccaagcagtgatgatcccacagatgctcttcggagcagctgcctggcactcaccgctgaccagcacactaagagaacgaagctacgtgaaacaatttgcaaacatccagtcaagggcagcctgtttaatgagcggtgccttcaaaacaactgctagggaggcactggatattgaactgcatttgctacctatgcagcagcagcttgaccggctagtccagttggctgctattcgtatacgtacaggcccggcatacgcagtgccgaaaacaatgctagtggagagaggacacatgcaaaagcaaaggggggggtatacaccgatggaggcccaaacctggaagaagggtggctgcctcactacacccttggggccattggcgagtacttgggagagcaggaaggcatacatccaggcaccatggaccaagccaccaagggtatacattgaggagagagagcgagcaataaacacacacaagcgaaccaccgaacaactctatgcaccagcaaggctctataccgatgggagcgggtatcaaggcggcattggggccgcagtgtacccggcatacccatacaggcggaatgaagccaggctgtgtaatatggggaccgacgacgacgccactgtgtacgctgccgagctacgtgctatcgagatggcattggaagtcatcaaagaaaggttcaatgatgacaacgaatggcgggactgtctggctaagagtggagtggtcatctttacagataaccaggcgacgctcagagccatccaaaacccacgaatgccatctggccaggtatatcttgaaggatgtctccggctgttggaatggtgcaatgataaaatccaggtggaactacgctgggtccccgcacatgaaggcattccggggaatgaggctgcagacatgtatgcaaaagaagcagctaccaccaccgagaccaacattcatgataccaatgccaatgccaacaccaatgccaacaccaatgacaacaccaatgtcaacaccaatgtcaaccacaaccgatctatccggcttgccgccgcagcgagcaagagtgtgaagcgagaatcgacgatcgcgtgggagaaggcatggacaaagggaggatcaaagaggacagcgaggaggacgaggaggatgatcgaggtgccaagcaagtcaaatttgacttattggaagggcctgcggaaagcgacaacatcagttttgatccaactccgcacaggtatcatcggacttgctgaatatctgtccaaaatcaagcgaagcgactcaccgcgctgtcaatgtgacctgggaaaccagagtgtgaagcatgtcttgctggagtgcccgcttctgaaggaactgcggtcggagatggtggaggaattgtttatggagggggtgtcgacaacgcttggagaacaagcaatgttgacagaagtgaaggcagcgccgatcgtggcgaagttcatgatcgcatcgggactcttgggacagtttcagtcagtggactcggtcgccatgggtaaggagcagggggaggaggattcaaaaccgaaaccaacccaagacactgcgaatgttggagaaacagggaacacatcacagtggccgggcgccaggtccgccgaggtcacctcacaccaacgcacatggagaacaacgcacgctgccgatgaagacgaagaagcatggcgccatgacccgaacctattcgtgttcgacctgccggagtga
- a CDS encoding Reverse transcriptase, putative — protein MAVAGGGRKPNSPPETEFSKAPPKKPRNHFSTMEELAQSAREVLNTMENDGRGEIYIINFVKSVEQYALNSLKGDKPQVQVMEKVQQALNRLDQRMDSIEKATTAIKATATTPSTQTSNSNDSAAFWARLQKWGQGTGSGPPPSLPTSNGSSSIGVSPAELREDREIIVKIRDSDTRETLRRRTPREIVEQAERTREQAARRKASAPLGGGCHFLAAKVLPSGDVKMTANSASGAELLRKHADGWLKSFGPAAHVRKPTWGVVARGIDTKTMLLTQESMAGMAKELVRQNSHSWGDTQVEILHLGWLVKPGKRREGSIIIEFTDPVVANQAITQGTLWQHQVHQTTRFCREGRSKLCLKCQKPGHVHSQCLNEYQCGHCAKQHPTWECAKQGDVEVKCANCGGGHRPTSDACEVRTAAKEGARLALANSPLFHRVPLHFRQRETTKGSTTTSQSQQGLDTPIHAPQQTAQRTTIYRAAPTSNRTVIASHPTENAPHPTENASHPTKEIRRMYTKVGVEKPQRRKEPSHVMRTRSRTSEDDDLPIIPEELAETASAVSQSARSLRSQNQETMQFMTDPEKQLQTSYKKRRMTAPADDMAEDYVMDEQPRTTRRYQLVRHKVAEIDEDAEEEFHDASEHSDDPGTDTNNTTTSQ, from the coding sequence atggctgtcgccggtggtggaagaaaaccaaattcgccccctgaaacagagttttcaaaggcaccccccaagaaaccacggaaccactttagtaccatggaggagctcgctcagagtgctagagaggtgctgaacacaatggaaaatgacggaagaggtgagatatatattatcaactttgtgaaatccgtcgagcaatacgcactgaactccctgaagggggacaaaccgcaggttcaggtcatggaaaaggtgcaacaggcactcaaccgactcgaccagcgtatggatagcatcgaaaaagctacgacggcgatcaaagcaacagcaacgacaccgtccacacaaacaagcaattcgaacgactcggcagccttctgggcacggctccagaaatggggacaagggaccggctccggcccccccccatctctcccgacaagcaatggatcatcctcgatcggagtttcgccagctgagctccgcgaagatcgagagattatcgtcaagattcgtgacagcgacacccgcgaaaccctccgccggcggacaccaagggagatcgtcgagcaggctgagaggacacgggagcaagccgcccggaggaaagccagtgccccccttggtggtggctgccacttcttagcggcgaaggttctcccctctggggatgtgaagatgacggcgaatagcgcttccggtgcggagttgctacgaaagcatgctgacggctggttgaaatcattcggcccagcagcacatgttaggaagccgacatggggggtagtagcgcgcggtatcgatacgaagacgatgctgttgacacaggagtcgatggcggggatggcgaaggagctggtacgccaaaacagccactcatggggtgatacccaggttgaaatcctccaccttggctggctagtaaaacctggcaagcgtcgtgaaggctctatcatcattgaattcaccgacccggtggttgcaaaccaggcgatcacgcagggtacgctctggcagcaccaagtgcaccagactacccgcttctgccgagaaggccgttcgaaattatgcctgaaatgtcagaaaccaggacatgtacactcacagtgtctaaacgaataccagtgcggccactgtgcgaagcaacacccgacctgggagtgtgctaagcaaggggacgtcgaagtgaaatgcgccaattgtggcggaggccataggccaacgagcgacgcatgcgaagtaagaacagcagcgaaagaaggggcaagactagcactggctaacagccctctattccatcgtgtgccactccacttccggcaaagggagactacgaagggtagtaccactacctcccagtcccaacagggactcgataccccaatccacgcgccgcagcaaactgcacagcgcacgacgatatatcgggcagcacctacatcgaatcggacggtgatcgcatcgcatccgacagagaacgcacctcatccgacagagaacgcatcgcatccgacaaaagaaattcggaggatgtatacaaaggttggggtggagaagccccaacgaagaaaggagcccagccatgtgatgcgaactagatcgagaacgtcggaggatgacgatctacctatcataccagaggagctcgctgaaactgcctcagcagtaagccagtcggctcgctctttgaggtcacagaaccaagagactatgcagttcatgacagatccggagaaacagctccagacgtcatataagaagaggaggatgacagcaccagctgatgatatggcggaggactacgttatggatgaacaaccccgaacgactcggcgataccaactggtacgacacaaagttgctgaaatcgacgaagatgcggaagaggagttccatgatgcgtcggagcacagtgatgatccaggaacagacaccaacaacaccaccacatctcaatga
- a CDS encoding N2227-like protein has translation MLREAFFICICVAWAGFAIHLSPWIKEISHKVEAYTTTASQYPVPFTTHNEEHTRLLQSLERSSGKWDSTHPRHRLLTALYGYDSYKDKNIAEVDRWRNLYKNVPKRQRTLLESTIHYTRKLNTMEHLLDTNNELARSIVDYGLSFYNISQSELDEFIKESEAQQRSADKTSVSQGMKHFVRDWADEGNEERQQSFGCILKSLAQMPRTKDRPLRVLLPGSGLGRLAHEADKLGGFEVTMNEWSTYMNLAYRYVSSVSVPDSVHFHPYIDWWSHQAKTDDLQRSVTFPNQVIEPSSVLLVEGDFTTVFAEHTGQYDIIVTLFFIDTARNLVTYLETIHRLLRPGGRWVNLGPLLYGTAPFVQLSLDEIVTLSESMGFEFQETDATIGNVTLPNVPVRGLEVAYGRNGRGLNKNAYQAQYWEAVKR, from the exons ATGCTGCGTGAGGCATTCTTCATCTGCATATGCGTGGCATGGGCGGGATTTGCCATTCATCTCTCGCCGTGGATTAAG GAGATCTCCCACAAAGTTGAAGCTTACACTACTACTGCATCTCAATACCCAGTGCCATTTACCACACACAATGAAGAGCACACGCGTCTATTGCAGAGTCTTGAGCGATCTAGTGGGAAATGGGACTCTACCCACCCTCGACATCGACTGTTAACTGCCTTGTATGGCTATGACAGCTACAAAGACAAAAACATAGCGGAGGTGGATCGATGGAGGAATCTCTATAAAAACGTCCCCAAGCGGCAGCGAACG TTGCTCGAATCAACCATTCACTACACGCGTAAGCTCAACACAATGGAACACCTGCTCGACACAAACAATGAGCTCGCCAGATCCATTGTTGACTATGGTCTTTCGTTCTATAATATCAGTCAGTCTGAGCTGGACGAATTTATCAAAGAAAGTGAGGCTCAGCAGCGGTCCGCTGATAAGACTAGCGTCTCTCAGGGAATGAAGCATTTTGTGCGTGACTGGGCAGATGAGGGTAATGAAGAACGCCAACAATCCTTTGGGTGTATATTGAAATCGCTCGCTCAGATGCCACGGACGAAAGATAGACCCTTGCGAGTGCTGTTACCTGGGTCTGGATTGGGAAGATTAGCACATGAGGCTGACAAGCTTGGAG GCTTTGAGGTCACTATGAATGAATGGTCAACATACATGAACCTGGCATACCGTTATGTATCCAGTGTGTCCGTTCCCGACAGTGTACACTTTCACCCGTACATCGACTGGTGGTCCCACCAGGCCAAAACCGATGACCTCCAGCGCTCAGTTACGTTTCCAAACCAAGTTATCGAACCATCATCTGTCTTGCTCGTAGAGGGAGACTTCACCACGGTGTTTGCAGAACACACAGGCCAGTACGATATAATCGTAACCTTGTTTTTTATCGATACCGCGCGGAACCTAGTCACATACCTTGAGACTATCCACAGACTACTTCGTCCTGGTGGTCGTTGGGTCAACCTCGGTCCTTTGTTGTATGGCACTGCTCCATTTGTGCAGTTATCACTGGACGAGATTGTGACGTTAAGCGAGAGCATGGGGTTTGAGTTCCAGGAGACGGATGCCACAATTGGAAATGTCACCCTGCCTAACGTGCCAGTGCGAGGGTTGGAGGTGGCATATGGCCGAAATGGGCGTGGGTTAAATAAGAATGCTTATCAGGCGCAGTATTGGGAGGCTGTGAAGCGCTAG
- a CDS encoding E3 ubiquitin--protein ligase pub1: MASNLPAQPNLRVTIIAADGLYKRDVFRFPDPFAVATVGGEQTHTTSVIKKTLNPYWNEPFDLRVNEDSILAIQIFDQKKFKKKDQGFLGVINVRIGDVIDLSMGGDEMLTRDLKKSNDNLVVHGKLIINLSSNLTTPHPNQNGLQRQQAQTSTSSGLVPQVAAPTPQSQAAPSTIDTSPAAVSSSSLAQRTSTTGPPAGAPPALNGAPSNPPGPGAPSRANLSSFEDSQGRLPAGYERREDNLGRTYYVDHNTRTTTWSRPAANYNEHTQRSQREANMQLERRAHQSRMLPEDRTGANSPNLPDAQQIPTPPPGPTAGTSLATGAPAGSNAAAISMMATGATTAGTGELPPGWERRVTPEGRPYFVDHNTRTTTWVDPRRQQYIRMYGQGQTTGGANNTTIQQQPVSQLGPLPSGWEMRLTNTARVYFVDHNTKTTTWDDPRLPSSLDQGVPQYKRDFRRKLIYFRSQPALRIMSGQCHVKVRRNNIFEDSYAEIMRQSASDLKKRLMIKFDGEDGLDYGGLSREFFFLLSHEMFNPFYCLFEYSAHDNYTLQINPHSGVNPEHLNYFKFIGRVVGLAIFHRRFLDSFFIGAFYKMMLRKKVSLQDMEGVDEDLHRNLAWTLDNDIDGIVELTFSVDDEKFGERRTIDLIPGGRDIPVTNENKPQYIELVTEWKIMKRVEEQFDAFMSGFNELIPPDLVNVFDERELELLIGGIADIDVEDWKKHTDYRGYQEQDEVIQNFWKIVRTWDAEQKSRLLQFTTGTSRIPVNGFKDLQGSDGPRRFTIEKSGDPSALPKSHTCFNRLDLPPYKTHEALEHKMSIAVEETLGFGQE, translated from the exons ATGGCGTCAAATCTCCCAGC CCAGCCAAATCTCCGGGTCACGA TTATCGCGGCTGACGGCTTGTACAAACGCGATGTCTTCC GATTCCCCGATCCATTCGCTGTGGCTACTGTTGGAGGAGAGCAAACACATACAACTTCTGTGATCAAGAAGACCCTCAATCCCTATTGGAATGAGCCGTTTGACTT GAGAGTCAATGAGGACAGCATTCTTGCAATCCAGATCTTCGACCAGAAGAAATTCAAGAAGAAGGACCAGGGCTTCCTAGGAGTCATCAATGTTCGCATCGGCGATGTCATTGACTTGTCCATGGGTGGTGATG AAATGCTAACTCGAGATCTGAAAAAATCGAACGATAACCTCGTGGTCCACGGAAAATTGATCATCAACCTATCCTCAAATCTTACCACCCCGCATCCGAATCAGAATGGACTCCAACGTCAACAGGCCCAGACATCGACTTCCAGCGGCCTTGTGCCCCAGGTTGCAGCGCCAACACCCCAATCACAGGCTGCCCCCAGCACTATTGATACATCCCCTGCCGCAGTATCAAGTTCATCATTGGCCCAGCGCACTTCGACCACTGGTCCACCTGCCGGCGCTCCTCCCGCGTTGAATGGCGCCCCGAGCAACCCCCCTGGACCCGGCGCCCCCTCTCGTGCCAATCTCAGTTCTTTTGAGGACAGCCAGGGTCGACTTCCTGCCGGATATGAACGCCGCGAAGACAATCTAGGAAGGACATATTATGTGGACCACAACACGCGCACCACCACATGGTCACGACCAGCGGCCAACTACAATGAGCATACCCAGCGTTCGCAGCGCGAAGCCAATATGCAGCTTGAACGTCGTGCCCATCAGAGCCGAATGCTTCCCGAAGATCGAACCGGCGCCAATTCACCCAACCTGCCAGATGCCCAGCAGATACCTACACCACCTCCCGGGCCTACTGCAGGAACCTCACTCGCGACTGGAGCCCCAGCCGGGTCCAATGCCGCCGCAATCTCCATGATGGCGACGGGAGCCACCACTGCAGGCACAGGGGAGCTTCCACCAGGCTGGGAACGACGGGTGACACCCGAGGGACGGCCCTACTTTGTGGACCACAACACGCGCACGACGACGTGGGTCGATCCTCGTCGGCAGCAGTATATTCGCATGTATGGACAGGGACAGACCACCGGTGGAGCGAACAATACTACCATTCAACAGCAGCCTGTATCCCAATTGGGTCCTCTTCCCAGCGGCTGGGAGATGCGTCTTACCAACACTGCTCGAGTTTATTTCGTTGACCACAACACTAAGACGACTACTTGGGATGATCCGCGACTCCCCTCCTCTTTGGATCAGGGCGTACCCCAGTATAAGCGTGACTTCCGCCGCAAGCTGATTTACTTCCGGTCCCAACCCGCTTTGCGCATCATGTCTGGACAGTGCCACGTCAAAGTCCGTCGCAATAACATCTTTGAGGATTCGTATGCCGAGATCATGCGCCAGAGTGCATCCGATCTTAAGAAGCGCCTAATGATCAAGTTCGATGGAGAAGATGGCCTCGACTATGGTGGTCTTTCACG TgaattcttcttcctcctttcCCATGAAATGTTCAATCCTTTCTACTGTCTCTTCGAATACTCTGCCCACGATAATTATACCTTGCAGATTAATCCCCACTCGGGCGTCAACCCCGAGCATCTCAATTACTTCAAGTTCATCGGCCGAGTGGTTGGTCTGGCTATCTTCCACCGTCGTTTCTTGGATTCCTTCTTCATTGGAGCTTTCTATAAGATGATGTTGCGGAAGAAAGTCAGTCTTCAAGATATGGAAGGTGTGGATGAGGATCTGCACCGCAATTTGGCATGGACACT GGATAATGATATTGACGGAATTGTGGAACTCACATTTTCGGTCGACGATGAGAAGTTTGGCGAGCGTCGCACTATTGATTTGATACCCGGTGGCCGGGATATTCCCGTCACCAACGAGAACAAGCCACAGTACATTGA GTTGGTAACGGAATGGAAGATCATGAAGCGAGTCGAGGAGCAGTTCGACGCCTTCATGTCCGGCTTCAACGAGCTTATTCCCCCTGATCTTGTCAACGTCTTTGATGAGCGCGAACTTGAGTTGCTCATTGGTGGTATTGCCGACATTGATGTCGAAGACTGGAAGAAGCACACCGACTACCGCGGCTACCAGGAGCAGGACGAGGTTATCCAGAACTTCTGGAAGATCGTCCGCACCTGGGATGCCGAGCAGAAGTCCCGTCTTCTTCAGTTCACCACTGGTACCTCGCGTATCCCTGTCAACGGCTTTAAGGATCTACAGGGATCGGATGGTCCCAGACGGTTTACCATTGAGAAGTCTGGCGATCCCTCTGCGCTGCCGAAGTCGCACACTTG CTTCAACCGTCTTGATCTCCCTCCTTACAAGACGCACGAAGCCCTCGAGCACAAAATGTCTATCGCGGTGGAGGAAACGCTTGGCTTTGGACAGGAATAG